GTTTGGAAAAGGAGCTTTTTATCCCCTTTTGTCACTTGAAAACTTTCGAAAATCTGTTGAGTGAATTTTACCACCTCCACAGTCTCCAAATTCAAATCAAGATCATCAGAATCCAGCGATGCTGTTTCCAAAAGCTTTTCAACCATACCGTTTAGCTTTTGTAGCTGGTTATTTGAAATGTCTAAGTACTTGGCCGTTTTCTCCCTATCGTTCGTTTCGTTGAAATTAGAAATAGCCTCAATAGCAGTGGAAACGGTAGCGATCGGTGTTTTAAATTCGTGCGTAATATTGCTAATCAAGTCATTCTTGATATCTGCGAGTTCTTTCTGCTCCGCGATTACACGATATAGATACAATAGTGAACCAATCACAACGGCAGATATAAGCAGTGATATCAGTAAATCAACAGCTCCACGCTTTAGAATGACCATGGAAGCGTTTTCAAAATTCATTTCAAGCTCCTGACCATCAGGCAAATAAGTAGACTTAGAGACCGTAAATAAAGGATACTCTTTATCACTACTTTTTCTAACTGAATCACGCACACTATGTAAAAGCGCATAATCAATTTTCATGTTCTTCCTGCCTAGTTCTTGCGTAAGGAAAGAGTCCATTTTAACAAAGTCCAAGTCCTGAGTCAAGGCAAAGAAGAGTCGATTGGTGAACCCTTTAAGATCGTTCAGTGAATCAGATAGATTAATAGATCTATTGAACTTCACGCTTTCGACCGATCTATTCGTATTCTTTAATATAGAATCTAATTCCAACGTAGTTCTAATCGTAGGATTATCGTTCAAAGCAATAGAAAGCAAGGAATCCCTCAGTTTACTAGAAAAACCATTTTTACTAGTTTCCTGTGTTATAGTGAGCCCATCAAAAATCGTGGTTTGCCTCTTTGAAGCAATAACACTACCAGTGACTGGGGAATCATCTGGAATAAAACTTGATCCTTTATCCCCAAATGAGTTCAAAACAATGATTTCTCCTTTTACTTGATTGGCATAGTAAGCCTCTACACTAATATCCAGTGCCTGCTGTACCTCATTCATGAATTGCTCTTTATTCAGCTGATAATTCTGAATATTTCGGTACACCTGAATTCCCACGGTAATTATCACCGTGGCGGAAATCATATAGATAATACGTTTGAACCTCAAGGCTTTCACAATTCAAATATACGGAGTTTGCAGGGGGTACGGATAATGGCTTAACACACGTTAACAGTGGTTAACTCAAAATGCAACTGGGCTTTTCTTGATTTACATCCAATAAATAACACGTCAATGAAAAGCACACTATTTAAATCTATACTCCTCCTTGGGCTTCTTGTTCTAGGAGTTTCGGCATCTTTCGGCCAACAAATTCAAGGAATCGCTACCTATAATACGGTTCGAGATTATGGCAAAGCTGGAGTTAAAACCGATGGCATGTCAGAAGAGATGAAACAGCAGATAGCAGCTATGATGAAAGCCCGAGCTCAAAAGACTTTCATACTCTATTTTAACGGAGAAGAGGCCAATTGGA
This is a stretch of genomic DNA from Roseivirga misakiensis. It encodes these proteins:
- a CDS encoding sensor histidine kinase — protein: MISATVIITVGIQVYRNIQNYQLNKEQFMNEVQQALDISVEAYYANQVKGEIIVLNSFGDKGSSFIPDDSPVTGSVIASKRQTTIFDGLTITQETSKNGFSSKLRDSLLSIALNDNPTIRTTLELDSILKNTNRSVESVKFNRSINLSDSLNDLKGFTNRLFFALTQDLDFVKMDSFLTQELGRKNMKIDYALLHSVRDSVRKSSDKEYPLFTVSKSTYLPDGQELEMNFENASMVILKRGAVDLLISLLISAVVIGSLLYLYRVIAEQKELADIKNDLISNITHEFKTPIATVSTAIEAISNFNETNDREKTAKYLDISNNQLQKLNGMVEKLLETASLDSDDLDLNLETVEVVKFTQQIFESFQVTKGDKKLLFQTEVATLMKEVDPFHLENALSNLVDNAIKYGGDEITLRLSQVGEQVVWHVTDTGNSLDDVQQKRIFDQFYRVPKGNVHDVKGFGIGLYYTKKIVEKHGGTISLKVASDTQFTISI